One genomic window of Pseudomonas sp. LFM046 includes the following:
- a CDS encoding cellulase family glycosylhydrolase has translation MAQQNSIHANPGQKLRGVNLGGWLVLEKWMTPSLFEGLQATDETTWCAEMGKRAPDRLKQHWNSFITRDDFVWLSERGINAVRIPLGHWIFGPDYPYHTKYGEARHPFVEGGIEVLDRAFGWAAELGLRIVLDLHAAPGCQNGFDNGGIKDVCEWHTQDQYREHSLSVLERLAERYRDQPALHAIEVLNEPRWDVPTDYLKGYNLDAYQRIRRHCSADKVSVVFHDGFRAYEEYLGFMQAPEFANVVFDIHRYQCFERIDIDSDIYTHVHKASGQWKTEADGIIQRLKIPAYCGEWSLGLDLKVVSLWAEGPFNHALENMDSFQKDVAYRGYAAAQLLTFEKYLGWFFWSYKTETTPAWCFRECVRRGWLPSTFS, from the coding sequence ATGGCGCAGCAGAATTCCATTCATGCCAATCCCGGCCAGAAACTTCGCGGTGTGAACCTCGGCGGTTGGCTGGTGCTCGAGAAGTGGATGACCCCCAGCCTTTTCGAAGGCTTGCAGGCCACCGATGAAACCACCTGGTGTGCCGAGATGGGCAAACGTGCCCCGGACCGGTTGAAGCAACACTGGAACAGCTTCATCACCCGCGATGACTTCGTCTGGCTCAGCGAGCGCGGCATCAACGCCGTGCGCATCCCCCTGGGCCACTGGATCTTCGGGCCGGATTACCCCTACCACACCAAGTACGGCGAAGCCCGCCATCCCTTCGTCGAGGGCGGTATCGAGGTGCTTGACCGCGCCTTTGGTTGGGCGGCTGAACTGGGACTGCGGATCGTCCTGGACCTGCACGCCGCGCCCGGCTGCCAGAACGGCTTCGACAACGGCGGCATCAAGGATGTCTGCGAATGGCACACTCAGGACCAGTACCGCGAGCATTCGCTGAGCGTCCTGGAACGCCTGGCCGAGCGTTACCGCGACCAGCCCGCCCTGCACGCCATCGAGGTCCTCAACGAACCCCGCTGGGATGTGCCGACCGACTACCTCAAGGGCTACAACCTCGACGCCTACCAGCGCATTCGCCGGCATTGCAGCGCGGACAAGGTCAGCGTGGTCTTCCACGACGGCTTCCGTGCCTACGAGGAGTACCTGGGGTTCATGCAGGCGCCGGAATTCGCCAACGTGGTGTTCGATATCCATCGTTACCAGTGCTTCGAGCGCATCGATATCGACAGCGACATCTACACCCACGTGCACAAGGCCAGCGGCCAGTGGAAGACCGAGGCCGATGGGATCATCCAGCGGCTGAAGATTCCCGCCTACTGTGGTGAGTGGAGCCTGGGCCTGGACCTGAAAGTGGTCTCGCTCTGGGCCGAAGGCCCGTTCAACCACGCCCTGGAAAACATGGACAGCTTCCAGAAGGACGTCGCCTATCGCGGCTATGCCGCCGCGCAACTGCTGACCTTCGAAAAATACCTGGGCTGGTTCTTCTGGAGCTACAAGACCGAAACCACGCCGGCCTGGTGTTTCCGCGAATGCGTCCGGCGCGGCTGGTTGCCCTCAACTTTTTCGTAG
- the ercA gene encoding alcohol dehydrogenase-like regulatory protein ErcA: MRHDISPLRKFVSPEIIFGAGCRHNVGNYASTFGARKVLVVSDPGVQAAGWVADIEASLQAQGIDYCLYTQVSPNPRVEEVMQGAEFYRSMGCNVIVAVGGGSPMDCAKGIGIVAAHGRSILEFEGVDTLTVPSPPLILIPTTAGTSADVSQFVIISNQQERMKFSIVSKAVVPDVSLIDPETTLSMDPFLSACTGIDALVHAIEAFVSTGHGPLTDPHALEAMRLINGNLVAMIANPQDIALREKIMLGSMQAGLAFSNAILGAVHAMSHSLGGFLDLPHGLCNAVLVEHVVAFNYSAAPDRFKVIAETLGIDCRGLNQNQVRQRLVEHLVTLKHAVGFHETLRLHGVGTSDIPFLSHHAMHDPCILTNPRESSQRDVEVVYEEAL, encoded by the coding sequence ATGCGTCACGATATCAGCCCGCTTCGCAAGTTCGTGTCTCCCGAGATCATTTTCGGCGCCGGTTGCCGGCATAACGTCGGCAACTACGCCAGCACCTTTGGCGCGCGCAAGGTGCTGGTGGTGTCCGACCCCGGTGTGCAGGCCGCCGGCTGGGTGGCGGATATCGAAGCCAGCCTGCAGGCCCAGGGCATCGACTACTGCCTCTACACCCAGGTATCCCCCAACCCCCGCGTCGAAGAAGTGATGCAGGGCGCCGAGTTCTACCGTTCCATGGGCTGCAACGTGATTGTCGCCGTGGGTGGCGGCAGTCCCATGGACTGCGCCAAGGGCATTGGCATCGTGGCCGCCCATGGCCGCAGCATCCTGGAATTCGAAGGCGTGGACACCCTGACCGTGCCCAGCCCGCCGCTGATCCTCATTCCGACCACCGCCGGCACGTCTGCCGACGTGTCGCAGTTCGTGATCATTTCCAACCAGCAGGAGCGGATGAAGTTCTCCATCGTCAGCAAGGCGGTGGTGCCGGACGTGTCGCTGATCGACCCGGAAACCACCCTGAGCATGGACCCCTTCCTCTCCGCCTGTACCGGCATCGACGCCCTGGTGCATGCGATTGAAGCCTTCGTCTCCACCGGCCACGGCCCGCTGACCGACCCCCACGCCCTGGAGGCGATGCGGCTGATCAACGGCAACCTGGTGGCGATGATCGCCAACCCCCAGGACATCGCTCTGCGCGAGAAGATCATGCTCGGCAGCATGCAGGCCGGGCTGGCCTTCTCCAACGCCATCCTCGGCGCGGTGCACGCCATGTCCCACAGCCTCGGTGGCTTCCTCGACCTGCCCCACGGGCTGTGCAACGCGGTGCTGGTGGAGCATGTGGTGGCGTTCAACTACAGCGCTGCGCCGGATCGCTTCAAGGTGATCGCCGAAACCCTCGGCATCGACTGCCGTGGCCTGAACCAGAACCAGGTGCGCCAGCGGCTGGTGGAGCATCTGGTGACGCTCAAACACGCGGTGGGCTTCCACGAGACCCTGCGCCTGCACGGTGTCGGGACTTCGGACATTCCTTTCCTCTCGCACCACGCCATGCACGACCCCTGCATCCTCACCAACCCGCGCGAATCCAGCCAGCGGGATGTCGAGGTGGTCTATGAAGAGGCCCTCTGA
- a CDS encoding NahK/ErcS family hybrid sensor histidine kinase/response regulator, producing the protein MKRPSDDQRDALTGLLGLGSHSARKSHYPELLARLEELETERNRYKWLFEHAVHGIFQASLQQGLRAANPALARMLGYDSPQDCLWSLTDLASHLFAGGAAELVEIRRALQREGGLFGYETRLVRKDGSHVDVLMNLLLKPDEEGLVEGFVADITERILAQQRLQTLNDELEQRVLERTRELQGLNEQLREARDAAEAANLSKDKYLAAASHDLLQPLNAARLLVSTLRERELPGSEKQLVERTHQALEGAEDLLTDLLDISKLDQSAIKPDLDTYALEDVLGPLASEFQSVAEAAGLGLRVRIPHLCIRTDFRLLTRILRNFLSNACRYTERGRILLGARRCGDRLRLEVWDTGRGIPADKLEAIFLEFNQLDVGRAAERKGVGLGLAIVDRIASMLEYRVQVRSQPGRGSVFSIDVPLVQAQPQARANPEPRPVTGDPLPGQRLLVVDNEPGILESMSALLAQWGCQVLTATDVDGALEALGEQAPDLILVDYHLDHGVVGCDLIQAVRQRFARELPAVIITADRSDQCRRKLQDLSVPLLNKPVKPGKLRAVISQLIGKAG; encoded by the coding sequence ATGAAGAGGCCCTCTGACGATCAGCGCGATGCCCTGACCGGCCTGCTGGGACTGGGCAGCCACTCCGCGCGCAAGAGCCATTACCCGGAGCTGCTGGCACGGCTGGAGGAGCTGGAGACCGAGCGCAACCGCTACAAATGGCTCTTCGAGCACGCGGTGCACGGCATCTTCCAGGCCAGCCTGCAGCAGGGGCTGCGCGCGGCGAACCCGGCCCTGGCGCGGATGCTTGGCTACGACTCGCCCCAGGACTGCCTGTGGAGCCTCACGGACCTCGCCAGCCACCTGTTCGCCGGAGGTGCCGCCGAACTGGTGGAGATCCGCCGCGCCCTGCAACGGGAGGGTGGTCTGTTCGGCTACGAAACCCGATTGGTGCGCAAGGACGGCAGCCACGTGGATGTGCTGATGAACCTGCTGCTGAAGCCCGACGAAGAAGGGCTCGTGGAAGGCTTCGTCGCCGATATCACTGAGCGCATCCTCGCCCAGCAGCGCCTGCAGACCCTCAATGACGAACTGGAGCAGCGTGTGCTGGAGCGCACGCGGGAACTCCAGGGCCTGAATGAACAGCTGCGCGAAGCACGGGATGCCGCCGAAGCGGCCAACCTGAGCAAGGACAAATACCTGGCTGCGGCCAGCCACGACCTGCTGCAACCGCTGAACGCCGCGCGGCTGCTGGTCTCCACCCTGCGCGAACGCGAACTGCCGGGCTCTGAAAAGCAACTGGTGGAGCGGACGCACCAGGCCCTGGAAGGGGCCGAGGACCTGCTGACCGACCTGCTGGACATTTCCAAGCTGGACCAGAGCGCCATCAAACCGGACCTGGATACCTACGCGCTGGAGGACGTGCTCGGCCCCCTGGCGTCGGAATTCCAGAGTGTGGCCGAAGCCGCCGGCCTGGGCCTGCGGGTGCGCATTCCACACCTGTGCATCCGCACTGACTTCCGCTTGTTGACGCGCATCCTGCGCAACTTCCTCAGCAATGCCTGCCGCTACACCGAGCGTGGGCGCATCCTGCTCGGCGCGCGTCGCTGCGGGGATAGGTTGCGGCTGGAAGTCTGGGACACCGGGCGGGGGATTCCGGCAGACAAGCTGGAAGCGATCTTCCTCGAGTTCAACCAGCTGGATGTGGGCCGTGCCGCGGAGCGCAAGGGCGTGGGTCTGGGCCTGGCCATCGTCGACCGCATCGCCAGCATGCTGGAGTACCGTGTCCAGGTGCGTTCGCAACCGGGCCGTGGATCGGTGTTCAGCATCGACGTGCCCCTGGTGCAGGCGCAGCCCCAGGCGCGAGCGAATCCGGAGCCGCGCCCGGTGACCGGCGACCCGCTTCCCGGCCAGCGCCTGCTGGTGGTGGACAACGAGCCGGGGATTCTCGAAAGCATGTCTGCGTTGCTGGCCCAGTGGGGCTGCCAGGTGCTCACCGCCACGGACGTGGACGGCGCACTGGAGGCCCTTGGCGAACAGGCGCCGGACCTGATCCTGGTGGATTACCACCTGGATCATGGCGTGGTGGGCTGCGACCTGATCCAGGCCGTGCGTCAGCGTTTCGCGCGTGAGCTGCCAGCGGTGATCATCACCGCCGACCGCAGCGACCAGTGCCGCCGCAAGCTGCAGGACTTGAGCGTGCCGCTGCTGAACAAGCCGGTGAAGCCGGGCAAATTGCGGGCGGTAATCAGCCAGCTGATCGGCAAGGCGGGCTGA
- a CDS encoding prolyl oligopeptidase family serine peptidase translates to MSELQKSFAAPEIRPFGFWDSPWSAERAVAASRDFVELRCGPSGLFWTLFDPADGRTTLWRWQAGEASCLTPADFSLRSRVYEYGGGAFCLVPGGVVFVNEADQQLYFQPMSGAPVVLTRNPDCRYGDLWSGAQGVLAVEEEQGTHRLVAIALADGAREVLVEGADFYAAPRISPDGQTLVWIEWSRPAQPWTETRLCLRRRVGAGWGAAEILAGGEGGVSLQQPRFDADGRLHCLSDRNGWWQPWALENDQLRPLAAAHADHGPAPWQLGACSYLPEAGLRCWLVDGQCDLVGDDCQLLATGYSRFRQLAADGGHYYCIAAGPENASAVLSIDRRDASMQVLAGGSAELPLDEIARPRPLRFPVGAGESAYGFFYPPCNTAYRGPDDQRPPLLVFCHGGPTSACQPVFDPRVQFWTQRGFAVADLDYRGSSGYGRAYRQRLAGGWGELDVEDAKALLFHLAGLGLVDPDRAFIRGSSAGGFTTLLALVGDTPFCGGASYYGVSAPLALRENTHKFEADYLDWLIGDPVRDVERYRRRTPVLRAREIGAPVIFFQGGQDAVVVPEQTASMVTALKEAGRQVECHVYPEERHGFRQAANLAHALEAELAFYRRLLE, encoded by the coding sequence ATGAGCGAACTTCAAAAATCATTTGCCGCGCCTGAAATCCGTCCCTTCGGTTTCTGGGACAGCCCCTGGAGCGCGGAACGCGCCGTCGCCGCCAGTCGCGACTTCGTCGAGCTGCGCTGCGGACCGTCCGGGCTGTTCTGGACCCTGTTCGACCCCGCCGATGGCCGCACCACGCTCTGGCGCTGGCAGGCGGGGGAGGCAAGCTGCCTGACGCCGGCCGATTTCTCGTTGCGCAGCCGGGTCTACGAATATGGCGGCGGCGCCTTCTGCCTGGTGCCCGGCGGCGTAGTGTTCGTCAACGAGGCTGACCAGCAGCTGTATTTCCAGCCAATGTCCGGCGCTCCTGTCGTGCTGACCCGGAACCCCGATTGTCGCTATGGCGATCTCTGGAGTGGGGCGCAGGGTGTGTTGGCGGTCGAGGAAGAGCAGGGCACCCACCGGCTGGTGGCGATCGCCCTGGCCGATGGCGCACGCGAGGTGCTGGTCGAGGGTGCGGACTTCTATGCCGCGCCACGCATCAGCCCGGATGGCCAGACGCTTGTCTGGATCGAATGGAGCCGTCCCGCCCAGCCCTGGACCGAGACCCGCCTGTGCCTGCGGCGCCGCGTGGGGGCGGGTTGGGGGGCAGCTGAAATCCTGGCTGGAGGGGAGGGCGGTGTGTCCCTGCAACAGCCGCGCTTCGATGCCGATGGGCGTCTGCATTGCCTCAGTGATCGCAACGGTTGGTGGCAGCCGTGGGCGCTTGAGAACGATCAGCTGCGGCCCTTGGCGGCGGCCCATGCCGACCATGGTCCGGCGCCTTGGCAATTGGGTGCTTGCAGCTATCTGCCGGAAGCCGGGCTGCGGTGTTGGCTGGTGGATGGCCAGTGCGACCTGGTCGGGGATGATTGCCAACTGCTGGCGACCGGCTACAGCCGCTTCCGCCAACTGGCGGCGGATGGGGGGCATTACTACTGCATCGCCGCCGGGCCGGAAAACGCCAGCGCTGTGCTGTCCATTGACCGCCGGGACGCCAGCATGCAGGTCCTGGCCGGCGGCAGTGCCGAACTCCCACTCGACGAGATCGCACGGCCTCGGCCCTTGCGATTCCCCGTGGGAGCCGGGGAGTCGGCGTACGGATTCTTCTATCCGCCTTGCAACACGGCCTATCGCGGCCCCGACGACCAGCGCCCACCGCTGCTGGTGTTCTGCCATGGCGGTCCGACCTCCGCCTGCCAGCCGGTCTTCGACCCGCGCGTTCAGTTCTGGACCCAGCGCGGCTTCGCCGTGGCTGACCTCGATTACCGGGGCAGCAGCGGATACGGCCGCGCCTATCGGCAGCGTCTGGCCGGGGGCTGGGGGGAGCTGGATGTGGAGGACGCCAAGGCGCTGTTGTTCCATCTCGCCGGGCTGGGTCTGGTGGACCCGGACAGGGCATTCATTCGCGGTTCCAGCGCCGGTGGCTTCACCACCCTGCTGGCGCTGGTCGGGGATACGCCGTTTTGCGGCGGTGCCAGTTACTACGGCGTGAGCGCCCCCTTGGCGCTGCGGGAGAACACCCACAAGTTCGAGGCCGACTACCTGGACTGGCTGATCGGCGACCCGGTGCGAGATGTCGAGCGCTATCGCCGGCGCACGCCTGTGTTGCGGGCGCGGGAGATCGGCGCACCGGTGATCTTCTTCCAGGGTGGGCAGGACGCCGTGGTGGTGCCGGAGCAGACCGCCAGCATGGTGACCGCATTGAAAGAGGCAGGGCGCCAGGTGGAATGCCATGTCTACCCGGAGGAGCGCCACGGCTTCCGCCAGGCCGCGAACCTGGCCCATGCGCTGGAGGCGGAGTTGGCGTTCTATCGGCGGTTGCTGGAGTAA
- a CDS encoding SbmA/BacA-like family transporter — MSRPIATRRWQFLRLVMPYWNAEEKWKARGYTVALLLLTLAQVALVICINYWNRALFDALEARSLNRLMVQIGTFVVILLLTVGVTALHMRVKRWLQLDWRKWLTAKVLEKWMAHGHHYQLQLTEGEHDNPDGRIAEDIHVVTESSISLTHSLVYSLLIFGTFADILLTVTGSMNVPGTALMVPGYMVILAVAYAGTGTLFGLLLGRPLIKATNKLQSAEADFRFGLAHARESSESIALMQGEAAERRNSTAYFAELGRRFYRQTLAYLGIVSFSSGYGVLLPVFPILVMAPQYVAGSMTLGVLMQAAQAFQQLTSALSWPIDNLAELARCRASADRVMSLYGDLLYLEEQAAGPQVDRICLAQSQKTEIVLRDLCISNPDGKVLIEGLNVVIQRGERVLISGDPTITIGLFKVMAGLWPWGHGEVWLPAGPAICFLPQRPFLPVGSLRAVLSYPHPTDTYAANAMYGALECAGLAWLAKRLDEAENWQSVLPLRAQQQLAIARLFLQQPAWVFIEEATSAFEPKGEEYLMDLLHRELPDTTLMAISFQAGLERNYQRKLLLHHLPDDAMVGYGTPLRALRKS, encoded by the coding sequence ATGTCCCGGCCAATCGCTACAAGACGCTGGCAGTTCCTGCGGCTGGTGATGCCGTACTGGAACGCCGAAGAGAAGTGGAAGGCGCGCGGCTACACCGTGGCGCTGCTCCTGCTCACCCTGGCCCAGGTCGCGCTGGTGATCTGCATCAACTACTGGAACCGCGCGCTCTTCGATGCCCTTGAAGCCCGATCACTGAATCGCCTGATGGTGCAGATCGGCACCTTCGTGGTGATCCTCCTGCTGACCGTGGGCGTCACGGCATTGCACATGCGGGTCAAGCGCTGGCTGCAACTGGACTGGCGCAAGTGGCTCACGGCCAAGGTCCTCGAGAAATGGATGGCCCACGGGCATCACTACCAGCTGCAATTGACCGAGGGCGAGCATGACAACCCGGATGGCCGGATCGCCGAAGACATTCACGTCGTCACCGAAAGCTCGATTTCCCTGACGCACTCGCTGGTCTACTCGCTGCTGATTTTCGGCACCTTTGCCGACATCCTGCTGACGGTGACCGGCAGCATGAATGTCCCCGGAACTGCCCTGATGGTGCCGGGCTACATGGTGATCCTGGCGGTTGCCTATGCCGGTACCGGCACGTTGTTCGGCCTGCTGCTGGGGCGCCCGTTGATCAAGGCGACCAACAAGTTGCAGTCCGCCGAGGCGGATTTCCGCTTCGGGCTGGCCCATGCGCGGGAAAGCTCCGAGTCCATCGCGCTGATGCAGGGAGAAGCCGCAGAGCGCCGGAATTCAACGGCGTACTTCGCGGAACTGGGGCGCCGCTTCTATCGCCAGACCCTCGCGTATCTCGGCATCGTGTCCTTCTCTTCGGGCTACGGCGTCCTGCTGCCGGTCTTCCCGATCCTGGTCATGGCGCCCCAGTACGTCGCCGGCAGCATGACCCTCGGGGTGCTGATGCAGGCCGCGCAGGCGTTCCAGCAACTGACCTCGGCACTCTCCTGGCCGATCGACAACCTGGCCGAACTGGCACGCTGCCGGGCCTCGGCGGATCGGGTAATGAGCCTCTACGGCGACCTGCTGTACCTGGAGGAGCAGGCCGCCGGGCCGCAGGTCGACCGCATCTGCCTGGCGCAGTCGCAGAAGACTGAAATCGTGCTGCGTGACCTGTGCATCTCCAACCCCGACGGCAAGGTCCTGATCGAAGGGCTCAATGTGGTGATCCAGCGTGGCGAGCGGGTGCTGATCTCAGGCGACCCCACCATCACCATCGGCCTGTTCAAGGTGATGGCCGGCCTGTGGCCGTGGGGGCATGGGGAGGTCTGGCTGCCTGCGGGCCCGGCGATCTGCTTCCTGCCGCAACGCCCGTTCCTGCCGGTTGGCAGCCTGCGGGCCGTGTTGAGCTACCCGCACCCGACCGACACCTACGCCGCCAATGCCATGTACGGCGCCCTGGAATGCGCCGGGCTCGCCTGGTTGGCCAAGCGCCTGGACGAAGCGGAGAACTGGCAGAGCGTATTGCCGCTGCGGGCCCAACAGCAGTTGGCCATCGCCCGCCTGTTCCTGCAGCAGCCTGCCTGGGTCTTCATCGAAGAAGCCACCAGCGCCTTTGAACCCAAGGGTGAGGAATACCTGATGGACCTGCTGCACCGCGAACTGCCGGACACGACGCTGATGGCCATCAGCTTCCAGGCAGGTCTGGAGCGGAACTACCAACGCAAGCTCCTGCTCCATCACCTGCCGGATGACGCTATGGTCGGCTATGGCACGCCCCTGCGTGCACTACGAAAAAGTTGA